Proteins found in one Alphaproteobacteria bacterium genomic segment:
- the rplL gene encoding 50S ribosomal protein L7/L12 encodes MANLQNLVEELSTLSVIEAAELSKLLEDKWGVSAAAPVAVAAVAAPANEAAVAKTEFDVVLTAAGGNKIGVIKAVREITGLGLTEAKALVEAAPKAVKEAAGKDEAEKIKQALEAAGATVELK; translated from the coding sequence ATGGCAAACTTACAGAATTTGGTTGAAGAATTGTCAACTTTAAGTGTTATTGAAGCTGCAGAGCTTTCAAAGTTGTTAGAAGATAAATGGGGTGTTAGTGCTGCTGCTCCAGTTGCCGTAGCTGCTGTTGCTGCTCCTGCAAATGAGGCGGCTGTTGCTAAAACTGAGTTTGATGTAGTCTTGACTGCTGCCGGTGGAAATAAAATTGGCGTAATTAAAGCGGTTCGTGAGATTACAGGACTTGGTTTGACAGAAGCGAAAGCTCTTGTTGAAGCTGCCCCTAAAGCAGTGAAAGAAGCTGCTGGTAAAGACGAAGCCGAAAAAATTAAGCAAGCATTAGAAGCTGCTGGAGCTACTGTCGAACTTAAGTAG
- the nusG gene encoding transcription termination/antitermination protein NusG produces MEEAKWYIVHAYSGFESKVAQAIREKAAQENLSDLICDVIVPTEEVVEVKRGKKQNTKRKFLPGYILVKMVLNDTTWHFVKNVPKVTGFLGGKGKPYPVPDSQVQSILRQVEEGIANPRHTRAFDVGESVKVTDGPFESFIGVVEEVDSEKNRVKVAVSIFGRATPVELEFDQVEKLD; encoded by the coding sequence ATGGAAGAAGCTAAGTGGTATATTGTCCACGCTTATTCTGGTTTTGAGAGTAAGGTGGCTCAGGCAATTCGTGAGAAGGCCGCGCAGGAAAATCTCTCTGACCTTATTTGCGACGTCATCGTCCCAACAGAGGAAGTGGTTGAGGTTAAACGCGGAAAAAAACAGAACACTAAGCGTAAGTTTTTGCCAGGTTATATTCTGGTAAAGATGGTCCTTAATGATACAACTTGGCACTTTGTTAAAAACGTGCCAAAAGTTACGGGTTTCCTGGGTGGAAAAGGCAAGCCTTATCCAGTTCCGGATTCTCAGGTCCAGTCTATTCTGCGTCAAGTAGAGGAAGGGATTGCTAATCCGCGTCATACACGTGCGTTTGATGTGGGCGAAAGTGTCAAAGTTACCGATGGTCCTTTTGAGTCGTTTATTGGTGTGGTTGAAGAAGTCGATTCTGAGAAAAATCGCGTGAAAGTAGCTGTTTCTATCTTTGGAAGGGCTACTCCAGTTGAATTAGAGTTTGACCAAGTCGAAAAATTAGATTAA
- a CDS encoding 50S ribosomal protein L1, producing MTKAGKRIRKFRDQVPTGISPINDAIKSVVEAGKSTKFDQTIDVAIVLNIDIKKDNIRGMCDLPHGTGKTIKLAVFAEGAQAEQAKKAGADFVSEDIGVDELIAKIRDGEVNVDLCIATPQIMAKLGKANAGKVLGPKGLMPNPKLGTVTEDVAKAVDKAKKGQVEFRNEKAGIVHAGIGKASFSSAQIKENLEALVNAIQQARPSGIKGAYIRRIYIGSTMGPSIEFDVNELQAA from the coding sequence ATGACAAAAGCAGGAAAACGTATTCGCAAATTTCGTGATCAGGTTCCTACCGGAATCTCTCCTATTAACGACGCGATTAAATCGGTTGTTGAAGCTGGAAAATCAACCAAATTTGATCAAACGATCGATGTTGCAATCGTGTTAAACATCGATATCAAAAAAGACAATATCCGTGGCATGTGTGATTTACCGCATGGTACAGGAAAAACCATTAAATTGGCTGTTTTTGCTGAAGGCGCACAAGCTGAGCAAGCAAAAAAGGCTGGAGCTGACTTCGTAAGTGAAGATATCGGCGTTGATGAGTTGATTGCTAAAATCCGTGATGGTGAAGTTAATGTGGATCTATGCATTGCTACTCCACAGATTATGGCCAAATTGGGTAAGGCAAATGCTGGTAAAGTCCTCGGACCTAAAGGTTTGATGCCAAATCCTAAATTAGGTACCGTAACGGAAGATGTTGCTAAAGCGGTTGATAAAGCTAAAAAAGGTCAGGTGGAATTCCGTAATGAAAAGGCGGGAATCGTCCATGCTGGTATTGGTAAGGCAAGTTTTTCTTCTGCTCAGATTAAAGAGAATCTGGAAGCGCTTGTGAATGCTATACAGCAAGCTCGACCTTCAGGGATTAAAGGTGCTTATATTCGCCGTATCTATATTGGTTCTACGATGGGACCATCTATAGAGTTCGATGTTAATGAATTACAAGCTGCATAG
- the rplK gene encoding 50S ribosomal protein L11, with protein sequence MAKLKTIKLQIVAGKANPSPPVGPALGQAGVNIMAFCKQFNADTSGEEAGTIVPVIIRVNAKKEFTIEYRKPPVSWYIKKVTKLAKGSGDPGKKSVGTITKTQCKEIAELKMVDLNAASIEAAARMVEGSARSMGIKVVEG encoded by the coding sequence ATGGCAAAGTTAAAAACGATTAAACTTCAGATTGTGGCTGGTAAAGCAAATCCTTCACCTCCTGTAGGCCCCGCGCTTGGACAGGCTGGCGTTAACATTATGGCTTTTTGTAAGCAATTCAACGCTGACACATCTGGTGAAGAAGCTGGTACCATTGTTCCTGTTATCATCCGTGTTAACGCAAAAAAGGAATTTACCATTGAATACAGGAAGCCTCCTGTTTCTTGGTACATCAAGAAAGTTACTAAATTGGCTAAAGGTTCAGGTGATCCTGGCAAAAAATCAGTTGGTACCATTACGAAAACGCAGTGTAAAGAAATTGCTGAGTTGAAAATGGTGGACTTGAATGCCGCAAGTATCGAAGCAGCAGCCAGAATGGTTGAAGGTTCGGCTCGTTCAATGGGTATTAAGGTAGTTGAAGGTTAG
- the tuf gene encoding elongation factor Tu encodes MAKEKFVRNKPHCNVGTIGHVDHGKTTLTAAIANVLGTKIQFDQIDKAPEEKERGITINASHVEYETANRHYAHVDCPGHADYVKNMITGAAQMDGAILVVSATDGPMPQTREHILLARQVGVPAIVVFLNKVDQVDDAELLDLVEMEVRELLSKYDFPGDDIPIIRGSALSALEGKNPEIGADAVRKLMDAVDSYIPMPQRPLDKPFLMPIEDVFSISGRGTVVTGRIETGVVKVGEEIEIVGIKDTQKTTCTGVEMFRKLLDQGEAGDNVGILLRGTKREDVERGQVLAKPGTIKPHRKFKAEVYVLKKEEGGRHTPFFNDYRPQFYFRTTDVTGSVKLPEGKEMVMPGDNVTVEIELIHPIAMEEGLRFAIREGGRTVGAGVVHDIQD; translated from the coding sequence ATGGCTAAGGAAAAATTTGTACGTAATAAACCGCACTGTAACGTTGGAACTATTGGTCACGTTGACCATGGTAAGACAACATTGACAGCTGCTATTGCAAACGTATTGGGTACTAAAATTCAATTCGATCAAATCGATAAAGCCCCAGAAGAAAAAGAGCGTGGTATTACGATTAACGCTTCACACGTTGAGTATGAAACAGCGAATCGCCACTATGCACACGTTGATTGCCCAGGACACGCAGACTATGTGAAAAACATGATTACCGGTGCTGCGCAAATGGATGGAGCAATCCTGGTTGTGAGCGCAACCGATGGTCCAATGCCACAGACGCGTGAGCACATTTTGCTTGCACGTCAGGTGGGTGTACCTGCGATTGTGGTATTCTTAAATAAAGTTGATCAGGTTGATGACGCTGAGTTGTTAGACCTGGTTGAAATGGAAGTTCGTGAATTGCTTAGCAAGTACGATTTCCCTGGAGATGATATTCCTATTATCCGTGGTTCTGCATTGAGTGCACTTGAAGGTAAAAACCCTGAGATTGGCGCTGATGCAGTGAGAAAATTGATGGATGCTGTTGATAGCTATATCCCAATGCCACAACGTCCATTGGACAAACCATTCTTGATGCCAATTGAAGATGTGTTCTCTATCTCCGGTCGTGGAACCGTAGTAACGGGTCGTATCGAGACTGGTGTTGTGAAAGTGGGTGAAGAGATCGAGATCGTTGGTATTAAAGATACGCAAAAAACCACCTGTACAGGTGTTGAGATGTTCCGTAAGCTGCTTGACCAAGGTGAAGCTGGTGATAACGTGGGTATCTTGTTGCGTGGAACCAAACGTGAAGATGTTGAGCGTGGTCAAGTTCTGGCTAAACCAGGAACGATCAAACCTCACCGTAAGTTTAAAGCGGAAGTATACGTATTGAAGAAAGAAGAAGGCGGTCGCCATACTCCATTCTTCAATGATTATCGTCCGCAATTCTATTTCCGTACTACCGACGTTACCGGGTCAGTTAAACTGCCTGAAGGTAAAGAGATGGTAATGCCTGGAGATAACGTGACTGTTGAAATTGAATTGATTCACCCTATCGCGATGGAAGAAGGCTTGCGCTTCGCTATCCGTGAAGGTGGTCGTACTGTTGGTGCTGGTGTCGTTCACGATATCCAGGACTAA
- the rplJ gene encoding 50S ribosomal protein L10 codes for MVDRLKKSQVVESLGTVFSSNECVVVCKINALNAEDVTKLRTQARSLGAGFVVTKNTLVRIALNGSRFENIRDLFQGQTAIAYSDDPVAAAKLVTQFAKGNEDKLQVVGAGLGVHRYDAAQVKALASLPSLDELRARLLAVINTPATRIAGVLQAPAGQLARVFSAYAKKGE; via the coding sequence GTGGTAGATCGTTTAAAAAAATCACAAGTCGTTGAGAGTCTGGGAACAGTGTTTTCCAGTAACGAATGTGTAGTAGTCTGTAAGATTAATGCACTCAACGCAGAAGATGTCACGAAGCTTCGTACCCAGGCGCGTAGCCTTGGTGCTGGTTTTGTTGTCACCAAAAACACCCTTGTTCGCATAGCCTTAAATGGATCACGTTTTGAAAATATTCGTGATTTATTCCAAGGGCAGACAGCGATTGCCTATTCTGATGACCCTGTTGCGGCGGCTAAGTTAGTAACTCAGTTCGCTAAGGGTAATGAGGATAAGCTGCAAGTGGTGGGTGCTGGCTTGGGAGTGCATCGTTATGATGCTGCTCAAGTAAAAGCGCTTGCTTCATTGCCATCACTCGATGAGTTGAGGGCTAGGTTGCTCGCAGTTATCAATACTCCAGCTACACGTATTGCTGGTGTGTTGCAGGCACCTGCTGGTCAATTGGCCAGGGTTTTCTCTGCCTATGCGAAAAAGGGCGAGTAA
- the secE gene encoding preprotein translocase subunit SecE, which yields MSDTKIKTSPFAFIRQVRQEVSKITWPTRKETVTSAVMVLVIVFIAGAFFMLVDFVIVKAVQAFLGL from the coding sequence ATGAGTGATACAAAGATTAAGACGTCTCCTTTTGCTTTTATTCGGCAGGTTCGGCAAGAAGTGTCTAAAATAACCTGGCCAACCAGGAAGGAAACTGTGACCAGTGCTGTGATGGTATTGGTTATCGTTTTTATTGCTGGAGCATTTTTTATGTTGGTTGATTTTGTAATTGTTAAGGCTGTTCAGGCCTTTTTAGGATTGTGA